Proteins found in one Paenibacillus sp. FSL R10-2782 genomic segment:
- a CDS encoding YhgE/Pip domain-containing protein produces MRKIWQIYLTDWKNVFKVSTGTLLVIGIILLPSVYAWVNLKAMWDPYANTSGIKIAVTSQDQGAEVNGKKINIGDEVLHNLQNNKKLGWTFVNEAEARKGVLNGDYYASLLIPKDFSKKITSVLTENPQKPEIDYAVNEKINAVAPKITSSGATALTNQISQNFIETASQAVLTKLKEAGVKLEEELPTIRNIENRVLELNNRLPDIDRLGKQAIELEQNLPKIKAQGQKIIALKEKIPEINRAGDLVLKIEKNLPELDKVAATILDIQKRLPDIQKAGDRIVELDQNFGKVESALATALEDTQTALKVINAAQKALPEVQQIANAGKDFTNGLLDFLDKNDGALDSIGTVVKEDLQLVQQMANEVSEITGIIRGVDFDPKVAQAAVKRVSGRLTTAVGVLDRISQLLSRVNGYLPSQPLDSLISRVSGVEDRFRRLNSTVTSIGDAIQRGEKPAQNLLDNADRLAGEISSGIDSILGNYDTEYAPAIQKALDQMKTVARNSANVLNTAQEQLPNIEKILNDAQAAAQFGQEELTRLQQDLPQYRQKLHEAATTIQGRMGEFKNAVNKAADFVNNDLPAVKSKIHQAADFVRNDLPKAEQQFVKMADLIENKFPEAEHAVHQVANFVRTDLPAAEDSIRQAADTIRKLKGENALGRAIALLKGDVKKESDFLGSPVLLKQERIYPIPNYGSAMSPFYTTLSIWVGAMLLVSMFRVDVEDPEGKYKSYQVYFGRLMTFSTIGIFQALSVSLGDLFLLGAYVDAKVSFVLSSILISLVFTAMTYTLVSVFGNIGKGLAVILLVLQFSSSGGTFPIATSTPFFQALNPFVPFTYAVSLLRETVGGMLPSTVTRDVVMLLVFIGVCFLFGLVLKKPLSKYTKKMAERAKETKLIP; encoded by the coding sequence TTGCGGAAGATATGGCAAATCTACTTAACAGACTGGAAAAATGTATTTAAAGTATCAACCGGGACTTTATTGGTCATTGGTATTATTCTTTTGCCTTCCGTCTATGCATGGGTGAATTTGAAAGCAATGTGGGATCCTTATGCAAATACATCAGGTATTAAAATTGCAGTAACGAGTCAGGATCAGGGTGCTGAGGTGAACGGGAAGAAGATTAATATCGGTGACGAGGTTTTGCATAACCTTCAAAATAACAAAAAACTGGGCTGGACCTTTGTCAACGAAGCAGAAGCGAGAAAAGGTGTGCTGAACGGAGATTATTACGCGAGTTTGCTCATTCCAAAGGATTTTTCCAAAAAAATTACGAGCGTACTCACAGAAAATCCGCAAAAGCCAGAGATTGATTACGCCGTCAATGAAAAAATTAATGCGGTCGCACCGAAAATTACATCTTCGGGGGCAACCGCTCTGACGAATCAGATTAGCCAAAACTTTATTGAAACCGCCAGTCAGGCCGTGCTAACCAAGTTAAAGGAAGCCGGGGTGAAGCTGGAGGAGGAGCTACCAACCATTCGCAACATTGAGAACCGGGTGTTGGAGCTGAACAACCGACTGCCGGATATCGACAGATTAGGCAAGCAAGCAATCGAGTTGGAGCAGAATTTGCCGAAAATTAAGGCACAGGGACAAAAGATCATCGCATTGAAGGAGAAAATCCCTGAAATTAACCGTGCTGGCGATCTGGTGCTCAAAATTGAAAAAAACTTGCCCGAGCTGGACAAGGTGGCGGCGACTATTTTAGATATACAAAAAAGGCTGCCGGATATTCAAAAGGCCGGAGATCGGATCGTGGAGCTGGATCAAAATTTTGGTAAGGTAGAAAGCGCATTGGCTACGGCATTGGAGGACACGCAAACGGCGCTTAAGGTCATTAATGCCGCACAAAAAGCGTTGCCGGAAGTACAACAAATTGCGAATGCGGGCAAGGATTTTACAAACGGATTACTTGACTTTCTGGATAAAAATGATGGTGCGCTTGATTCCATCGGAACGGTGGTCAAAGAGGATTTACAGTTGGTACAGCAAATGGCAAATGAAGTTTCGGAGATCACAGGGATCATCCGGGGTGTTGATTTTGATCCTAAAGTAGCACAGGCTGCGGTGAAGCGGGTTAGCGGAAGACTGACCACTGCTGTGGGAGTGCTGGATCGTATTTCTCAGTTGCTGTCCCGTGTTAACGGATATTTGCCTAGTCAGCCGCTGGATTCGCTCATTTCCCGTGTGAGCGGTGTAGAGGACCGTTTCCGTCGCTTGAATAGCACGGTTACAAGCATCGGGGATGCCATTCAGCGCGGCGAGAAGCCTGCACAAAATCTACTGGATAACGCTGACCGCCTTGCTGGAGAAATCAGCAGCGGGATTGACAGCATTTTGGGCAACTATGATACGGAATACGCACCAGCCATTCAAAAAGCGTTGGATCAAATGAAGACCGTTGCCCGCAATTCCGCGAATGTGCTGAATACGGCTCAAGAGCAGCTACCGAATATTGAAAAAATATTAAACGACGCTCAGGCTGCCGCACAATTCGGTCAGGAAGAACTGACCCGTCTCCAGCAGGACCTGCCGCAATACCGACAAAAGCTGCATGAAGCGGCTACGACGATTCAGGGACGCATGGGCGAATTTAAGAATGCTGTAAACAAGGCAGCGGACTTCGTGAATAACGATTTGCCAGCAGTGAAAAGTAAAATTCATCAGGCGGCGGATTTTGTGCGCAACGATTTGCCGAAGGCGGAGCAGCAGTTTGTCAAAATGGCTGACCTGATTGAGAACAAGTTTCCCGAGGCAGAACATGCGGTGCACCAGGTAGCCAACTTTGTCAGAACGGATCTTCCTGCTGCTGAGGATTCCATACGTCAGGCCGCAGACACGATTCGCAAGCTCAAAGGTGAAAATGCCCTTGGACGGGCCATTGCGTTGCTCAAGGGGGATGTGAAAAAGGAGAGCGATTTTCTCGGCAGTCCGGTTTTGTTGAAACAGGAGCGGATTTATCCGATTCCGAACTATGGTTCTGCGATGTCGCCTTTTTATACCACATTGTCCATTTGGGTAGGTGCGATGCTGCTGGTGTCGATGTTCAGGGTAGATGTAGAAGACCCGGAAGGTAAATACAAAAGCTACCAAGTGTACTTCGGGCGGCTTATGACGTTCTCCACTATCGGTATATTTCAGGCGCTTAGCGTGTCGCTCGGTGACTTGTTCCTGCTCGGGGCATATGTGGATGCCAAAGTGTCATTTGTACTTTCCTCCATACTGATTAGTCTCGTATTCACAGCTATGACCTATACACTGGTTTCGGTGTTTGGCAATATCGGTAAGGGGCTGGCGGTTATCTTGCTGGTGCTTCAGTTCTCTAGCTCAGGGGGCACATTCCCGATTGCGACGAGCACGCCGTTTTTTCAAGCGCTGAATCCGTTCGTTCCTTTCACCTATGCGGTTAGTCTGTTACGGGAAACGGTAGGGGGGATGCTGCCTTCGACGGTAACACGGGATGTGGTGATGCTGCTTGTATTTATCGGGGTTTGTTTCCTGTTTGGATTGGTGCTTAAGAAGCCGCTCAGCAAGTATACGAAGAAGATGGCTGAGCGAGCGAAAGAGACGAAATTGATTCCTTGA
- a CDS encoding aldo/keto reductase, producing MEYSYLGKSGLKVSRLCLGTMNFGPETEEKEAFKIMDAALDAGINFFDTANVYGHDRKGWTEEIIGRWFQQGGGRREKVVLATKVYGDMKNENDGPNAGSGLSAYKIRRHLDASLKRLQTDHIELYQMHHIDRNVSWDELWGVFESVVDRGQVDYIGSSNFAGWHIAVAQAEAKARRFLGLVSEQHLYNLNERSAELEVLPAAQELGLGVIPWSPLAGGLLGRNALAGTGSRSARSKEKIEQNRGKLEQFAALSRELGEKEDVIALAWVLSHPAVTAPIIGPRTLDQLEDALRVPEVKLSADVLTKLNEIFPGPGKPAPEAYAW from the coding sequence ATGGAGTATTCATACTTGGGAAAGTCAGGCTTAAAGGTTAGTCGGTTGTGTCTGGGCACGATGAATTTTGGGCCGGAAACCGAAGAAAAGGAAGCGTTTAAAATTATGGATGCTGCGCTGGATGCGGGCATTAATTTCTTTGATACAGCCAATGTATATGGTCATGACCGCAAAGGGTGGACGGAGGAAATTATCGGACGCTGGTTCCAGCAGGGTGGCGGTAGACGTGAGAAGGTCGTGCTTGCGACGAAGGTATACGGGGATATGAAAAATGAGAACGACGGGCCGAACGCAGGATCAGGCTTGTCAGCTTACAAAATCCGCCGTCATTTGGATGCTTCTCTGAAACGTTTGCAGACCGATCATATCGAGCTGTATCAGATGCATCATATTGACCGAAACGTGTCATGGGATGAGCTGTGGGGCGTATTCGAGTCGGTTGTGGATCGGGGACAAGTCGATTATATCGGTTCCAGTAACTTTGCGGGCTGGCATATTGCTGTGGCGCAGGCCGAAGCGAAGGCACGCCGTTTTTTGGGGCTGGTATCCGAGCAGCATTTGTATAACCTGAATGAGCGTTCCGCCGAGCTAGAGGTATTACCTGCGGCTCAGGAGCTGGGACTCGGTGTTATTCCATGGAGCCCGCTGGCTGGCGGATTGCTGGGACGTAATGCATTGGCAGGCACAGGCTCACGTAGCGCACGTTCCAAGGAAAAGATTGAACAAAATCGTGGGAAGCTGGAGCAATTTGCAGCGTTGTCCCGCGAGTTGGGCGAAAAGGAAGACGTGATTGCGCTGGCTTGGGTATTGTCTCATCCGGCCGTAACGGCTCCGATTATCGGCCCACGGACATTGGATCAGTTGGAGGATGCTCTGCGTGTGCCTGAGGTCAAATTGAGCGCGGATGTGCTTACCAAGCTGAATGAGATTTTCCCTGGCCCCGGCAAACCTGCGCCGGAAGCCTACGCATGGTAA
- a CDS encoding multidrug resistance efflux transporter family protein, translating into MQSIWLGVLAAFFFAFTFVLNRSMELSGGSWVWSASLRYLFMLPILFVIVLTQHKLKPLWNVMREQAWTWALWSFVGFGLFYAPLCFASAYSPGWLIAGTWQITIVSGSLLVPLFSEIVQTENGPLKVRGKIPIHGLMMSLVILLGIILMQIEQSQSISAQDFLFGILPVVLASFAYPLGNRKMMEVCAGRLDAYQRVLGMTLASLPFWLLLSLYGVFSVGMPSQEQTIQSALVAVFSGVIATVLFFKATDQVRGNMQKLATVEATQSLEVLFALMGELIFLSMQIPSLLSWIGMFIVILGMILHSYSTHDKKILPRMMPKKTDHV; encoded by the coding sequence TTGCAATCAATCTGGCTAGGCGTATTGGCTGCTTTCTTTTTTGCTTTTACTTTTGTTCTCAATCGGTCAATGGAGCTATCAGGGGGGAGCTGGGTATGGAGTGCTTCTTTGCGATATCTGTTTATGCTCCCCATTTTATTCGTCATCGTCTTGACCCAACACAAGCTTAAACCTCTTTGGAACGTCATGAGAGAACAAGCGTGGACCTGGGCTCTATGGAGCTTCGTCGGGTTTGGATTGTTTTATGCTCCATTATGCTTCGCATCAGCTTATTCACCAGGCTGGCTGATCGCTGGAACGTGGCAAATTACCATTGTTTCCGGTTCTTTGCTTGTCCCGTTATTTTCTGAAATTGTGCAAACGGAGAACGGTCCTTTAAAAGTACGAGGGAAAATCCCCATTCATGGACTTATGATGTCTTTGGTTATTTTACTAGGCATTATTCTCATGCAAATCGAACAGTCGCAATCCATTTCTGCTCAAGATTTTTTATTCGGTATCCTGCCTGTCGTACTCGCTTCATTTGCCTATCCACTAGGTAATCGTAAAATGATGGAAGTTTGTGCAGGACGGTTAGATGCCTATCAACGTGTACTCGGGATGACTTTAGCCAGTTTGCCGTTTTGGCTACTACTTTCGTTATATGGGGTTTTTAGCGTGGGAATGCCGAGTCAGGAGCAAACGATACAATCTGCTTTGGTGGCCGTGTTTTCAGGGGTGATCGCCACAGTCCTGTTTTTTAAAGCCACAGATCAGGTTCGTGGAAATATGCAAAAGTTAGCAACGGTTGAAGCGACACAATCTCTGGAAGTGCTTTTCGCATTAATGGGAGAACTGATCTTTTTATCTATGCAGATTCCTTCCCTTTTATCATGGATCGGTATGTTCATCGTGATCCTCGGCATGATTCTGCACAGTTATAGTACACATGATAAAAAAATCCTCCCTCGGATGATGCCTAAAAAGACAGATCACGTTTAG
- a CDS encoding GTP-binding protein, translating to MNKKVIPVTVLSGYLGAGKTTILNHVLSNRDGMKVAVIVNDMSEVNIDVELVKKEGGLSRTEEKLVELSNGCICCTLREDLLLEVKKLAEQGEFDYILIESTGISEPVPIAQTFTYADEGTGIDLTSLAKLDCMVTVVDANRFWHDFESGETLLDRRQATGEDDTRDISDLLIDQIETCDVLILNKCDLVQPPQLDKLEGVLRRLQPEARIIRASKGQVAPSDILNTGLFNFDKASQSAGWIRELELESHTPETDEYGINSFVYRRRRPFHPARLAEFMSYWPEEVVRAKGLAWIATPQDWAASISQAGSSIQFGPAGSWLAALSEEERQEIVAADPEVLDNWDEQWGDRMNEIVMIGIGMNQPELEEELDECLLNDSEMDMDWSGFENPLPWPTPDESSSID from the coding sequence ATGAATAAGAAAGTAATCCCGGTAACGGTGCTGAGTGGATATTTGGGGGCAGGGAAAACAACGATTTTGAATCATGTGTTAAGCAATCGAGATGGAATGAAAGTGGCCGTGATCGTCAATGACATGAGCGAAGTGAACATTGACGTCGAACTGGTAAAAAAAGAAGGTGGCTTGTCCAGAACAGAAGAGAAACTGGTTGAGCTGTCCAACGGCTGTATTTGCTGCACATTGCGCGAAGACCTGTTACTGGAAGTCAAGAAGCTGGCCGAACAAGGCGAGTTTGATTATATTTTAATCGAATCCACAGGGATCAGTGAACCTGTGCCTATCGCTCAAACCTTTACGTACGCCGACGAAGGGACAGGCATTGATTTGACTTCCTTAGCAAAGCTTGATTGCATGGTGACGGTGGTCGATGCGAACCGTTTCTGGCATGATTTTGAATCGGGAGAAACACTGCTGGATCGCAGGCAGGCTACGGGAGAAGACGACACGCGTGATATTTCGGACTTGCTGATTGATCAGATTGAAACCTGTGATGTACTGATTCTGAATAAATGCGATTTGGTTCAGCCTCCGCAGTTGGACAAACTTGAGGGCGTGCTGCGCAGATTGCAGCCTGAAGCCAGAATCATTCGCGCTTCCAAGGGACAGGTTGCTCCTTCGGACATTTTGAACACGGGATTGTTTAACTTTGATAAGGCCAGCCAATCCGCCGGATGGATTCGTGAGCTGGAGCTAGAGAGCCATACACCGGAAACGGACGAATATGGAATCAATTCCTTTGTATATCGCCGCAGAAGACCGTTTCATCCTGCCAGATTGGCTGAGTTTATGAGCTACTGGCCGGAGGAGGTCGTTCGCGCCAAAGGTTTGGCCTGGATTGCGACCCCTCAGGATTGGGCGGCCAGTATCAGCCAGGCAGGGTCCTCCATTCAGTTTGGTCCTGCTGGAAGTTGGCTTGCGGCGTTATCCGAGGAAGAACGTCAGGAGATCGTCGCGGCTGATCCTGAGGTTCTAGATAATTGGGATGAGCAATGGGGCGATCGTATGAACGAAATCGTCATGATTGGTATCGGAATGAATCAACCGGAACTGGAAGAAGAGTTGGATGAATGTCTGCTGAATGATAGCGAAATGGACATGGACTGGTCAGGCTTTGAAAATCCATTGCCATGGCCAACACCGGATGAATCGTCGTCTATAGATTAA
- a CDS encoding LysR substrate-binding domain-containing protein has product MNLFKYKVFLSVVEAGELLNLTQSAISHAVSGLEHELGLTLLIRGRSGIKLTSNGERLMKHFREIVQMDERLYQEVALIKGLETGTVKIGTFSSVSIQWLPGIIHKFNEQFPLIELKLLDGNYHEIEHWIASGEADFGFVNLPALDVLEVLPLKKERMLCVLPSNHMLREQTTIRVDQLLDESFIMPASGCDTDVRRIFSQHKLAPKIKYELEDDHAIMAMVQNGLGVSILPEMILVQNPYELCIRPLEGKHSRTIGIATTSLKNMAPAAKKCMNFIAEWITKSI; this is encoded by the coding sequence ATGAATTTGTTTAAATATAAGGTCTTTCTTAGCGTAGTAGAAGCAGGAGAACTTCTTAATCTTACACAATCCGCCATTAGCCATGCTGTTTCCGGTTTGGAACATGAATTGGGCTTGACTCTTCTGATTAGAGGACGTTCAGGCATCAAATTGACCAGCAATGGAGAACGTCTGATGAAACATTTCAGAGAGATCGTGCAAATGGACGAAAGGCTCTATCAAGAGGTCGCTCTAATTAAAGGACTGGAAACCGGAACTGTCAAAATAGGTACATTCTCAAGTGTATCCATCCAGTGGTTGCCCGGTATTATCCATAAATTTAACGAGCAGTTTCCACTTATTGAACTGAAACTGCTCGACGGTAACTACCATGAGATTGAGCATTGGATAGCCAGCGGAGAAGCTGATTTTGGCTTCGTTAATCTGCCTGCTTTAGATGTACTGGAAGTACTGCCGCTAAAAAAAGAAAGAATGCTGTGCGTACTGCCATCTAATCACATGCTTCGGGAGCAAACAACCATACGTGTGGATCAACTCCTTGATGAGTCCTTCATTATGCCTGCTTCTGGCTGCGACACCGATGTACGGAGAATTTTTTCCCAGCACAAGCTTGCTCCGAAAATCAAATATGAATTAGAAGATGATCATGCCATTATGGCTATGGTGCAAAACGGACTGGGCGTAAGTATTCTTCCGGAAATGATTTTAGTTCAAAATCCTTATGAACTTTGTATTCGGCCTTTGGAGGGAAAACATTCCCGCACTATTGGTATCGCTACTACTTCTTTGAAGAACATGGCTCCAGCCGCCAAAAAGTGTATGAACTTCATTGCTGAGTGGATCACTAAGTCCATATGA
- a CDS encoding antibiotic biosynthesis monooxygenase, producing the protein MNSIAKTPQPPYYAAIFTSERTEGDGGYGKMGDKMEELAAKQPGFLGMESVRDQNGVGITVSYWESLDAIKNWKHNEMHKVAQEKGKAEWYKTFGLRVSKVERDYFFTI; encoded by the coding sequence ATGAATTCAATTGCAAAAACGCCACAGCCTCCTTATTATGCTGCTATCTTTACTTCTGAACGTACTGAAGGAGATGGCGGATATGGAAAGATGGGAGACAAAATGGAGGAACTGGCTGCTAAACAGCCTGGTTTTCTGGGCATGGAAAGTGTTCGTGACCAAAACGGAGTAGGCATCACGGTTTCTTATTGGGAATCCTTAGACGCTATAAAAAATTGGAAACATAACGAAATGCACAAGGTAGCACAGGAGAAAGGGAAAGCCGAATGGTATAAAACATTTGGTTTAAGAGTGAGCAAGGTAGAACGAGATTATTTTTTTACAATATAA
- a CDS encoding DUF421 domain-containing protein produces the protein MQDWAEVALRTLMAVAVLFLITKILGKRQVSQLSLFEYITGITMGNLAATIPMERESTWYLGFIALAVWVLTTFVIEILQIKSKKVRDFADGKTRTLIKDGKILEDNLRKERLTLDELMEQLRSKNVFKVSDVEFAIMETSGEVNVLLTKEKQPLTPKDLNMRQLPEKEPTAIIMDGQLMEQQMAYMGITHQWLDAKLKEKSLTVKDVFFAQVDPQGELFIDPYSDNVQMSKVQDSNQAVLTLLEQCTTELQKLATGSSEQQSKQLFEQCSQSLKQAIQEMKPINPTEP, from the coding sequence ATGCAGGATTGGGCCGAGGTTGCTTTACGCACATTAATGGCTGTCGCTGTATTATTTTTAATTACCAAAATACTTGGAAAACGTCAGGTTTCCCAGCTCTCCTTGTTCGAATATATCACCGGAATAACGATGGGTAACCTGGCCGCTACCATTCCTATGGAGCGAGAATCAACTTGGTACTTGGGCTTTATAGCTTTGGCAGTATGGGTCCTAACAACATTTGTCATTGAAATATTGCAAATTAAAAGCAAGAAGGTCAGGGATTTTGCCGATGGAAAAACCAGAACCCTGATCAAAGACGGCAAAATTTTAGAGGATAATCTGCGAAAGGAACGACTTACGCTGGATGAACTCATGGAGCAGTTGCGGAGCAAGAATGTATTCAAGGTGTCTGACGTGGAATTTGCCATTATGGAGACCAGTGGTGAAGTCAATGTGCTATTAACCAAAGAAAAACAGCCCTTAACGCCTAAGGATCTGAATATGCGGCAACTACCGGAGAAGGAACCAACAGCCATTATTATGGATGGACAACTCATGGAGCAGCAAATGGCATACATGGGAATTACTCACCAATGGCTCGATGCCAAGCTGAAGGAAAAGAGCCTGACGGTCAAGGACGTATTTTTCGCGCAGGTGGACCCGCAAGGGGAGCTATTCATTGATCCTTACAGCGATAATGTACAGATGTCCAAGGTACAGGACTCTAATCAAGCCGTGCTGACGCTGTTGGAACAATGCACGACTGAATTACAAAAGCTGGCAACGGGCTCCAGTGAGCAGCAAAGCAAGCAGCTTTTTGAGCAATGCTCACAAAGCTTAAAGCAAGCGATTCAGGAAATGAAGCCGATAAATCCAACTGAACCCTGA
- a CDS encoding glutaredoxin family protein, with amino-acid sequence MSSKPKVILWSKTGCHFCGEIKSYLESQNQPYENIQVDGNDALRDVLETKYGVRFVPVVEVGGDNKYEALLNPDLEELGKVLESYNQAV; translated from the coding sequence ATGTCATCCAAACCTAAAGTTATATTGTGGAGTAAAACAGGTTGTCACTTTTGTGGAGAGATCAAATCGTATCTGGAATCCCAAAATCAGCCTTATGAAAATATTCAGGTGGACGGAAATGATGCCCTGCGTGACGTACTGGAGACTAAATATGGTGTTCGTTTTGTCCCTGTTGTTGAGGTAGGTGGGGATAACAAATATGAGGCACTACTCAACCCGGATCTGGAAGAGCTGGGTAAAGTGCTGGAAAGTTACAATCAGGCGGTATAA
- a CDS encoding LLM class flavin-dependent oxidoreductase gives MAKDRQIKFGAIIHGVGGSMTTWRHPEVPVDASVNFEFYKTQAQKAEEGKFDLVFIADGLFINEKSIPHFLNRFEPITILSALAGVTKHIGLVGTLSTSYSEPFTVARQFSSIDHISGGRAGWNVVTSPLEGSALNFNKGEHPSHPERYKIAEEYLQVTKGLWDSWEEDAFVRDKESGVFFDPEKLHTLNHKGEFFSVQGPLNIGRSKQGQPVIFQAGSSEDGKNLAAKEADAVFTGHETLEEAQQFYRDVKERAVRYGRSEEDIVILPGISPIIGSTTEEAERKYEEITNLVTIEAALKYLGRYFDHHDFSQYPLDEPFPELDGIGSNSFRSGTDKIKRTAKEQNLTLREVALRSATPRTAFIGTAEQVADRVQEWFERRGADGFIIGSDVPSGLHDFVNLVVPILQERGIYRQDYEFSTLRENLGVPIPENRYTAAKSKVKIDA, from the coding sequence ATGGCTAAAGATAGACAAATCAAATTTGGTGCCATTATTCACGGTGTTGGAGGAAGCATGACGACTTGGCGTCACCCTGAAGTGCCTGTGGACGCGAGTGTTAATTTTGAATTTTATAAAACACAGGCGCAGAAGGCGGAGGAAGGCAAGTTTGACCTTGTTTTTATCGCAGACGGTTTGTTCATTAACGAGAAATCCATTCCCCACTTTCTCAACCGTTTTGAGCCGATTACGATTTTATCCGCTTTGGCCGGGGTAACGAAGCATATCGGGCTGGTTGGCACGCTGTCGACTTCCTACAGCGAACCGTTTACAGTAGCACGTCAGTTTTCTTCCATTGACCATATCAGTGGAGGACGTGCAGGCTGGAATGTGGTGACTTCCCCGCTGGAAGGCTCCGCCCTTAACTTTAACAAAGGTGAGCATCCTTCACATCCAGAGCGCTACAAAATTGCGGAGGAATATTTGCAGGTAACCAAAGGACTGTGGGATTCGTGGGAAGAGGATGCGTTCGTTCGTGATAAGGAATCCGGCGTGTTCTTTGACCCTGAAAAGCTGCATACCCTGAACCATAAAGGCGAGTTTTTCTCTGTACAGGGTCCGTTGAACATTGGACGATCCAAGCAGGGACAGCCGGTTATTTTCCAGGCAGGTTCCTCGGAGGATGGCAAAAATCTGGCTGCCAAGGAAGCGGATGCTGTATTTACGGGACATGAAACGCTGGAGGAAGCGCAGCAGTTTTACCGTGATGTGAAGGAACGAGCGGTACGTTATGGCAGATCCGAAGAGGATATTGTCATCTTACCGGGCATTTCACCGATTATTGGCAGCACGACGGAAGAAGCAGAGCGTAAGTATGAGGAGATTACCAATCTGGTTACGATTGAGGCTGCTTTAAAATATTTGGGCCGTTACTTCGATCATCATGATTTCTCACAATATCCGCTGGATGAGCCATTCCCAGAGCTAGATGGTATCGGCAGCAATTCCTTCCGCAGCGGCACAGATAAAATCAAACGGACAGCCAAAGAGCAAAATCTGACACTACGCGAGGTGGCATTGCGTTCGGCAACACCTAGAACCGCGTTTATCGGTACAGCTGAGCAGGTGGCGGATCGGGTGCAGGAATGGTTTGAAAGAAGAGGAGCGGACGGGTTCATTATCGGTTCTGATGTACCGTCGGGTCTGCATGATTTCGTAAACCTGGTGGTGCCTATTTTGCAGGAGCGCGGCATTTACCGTCAGGATTATGAATTTAGCACATTGCGTGAAAACCTGGGTGTACCGATTCCTGAGAACCGCTACACAGCTGCTAAATCTAAAGTGAAGATAGACGCATAA
- the ssuE gene encoding NADPH-dependent FMN reductase: MSKVVILSGSPSTQSRLYGLINYTTEQLQQAGAEVTLLNVVDLPAEDLVRANFNSPDITAALALIAAADAVIVASPVYKAAYSGLLKIFLDLVPQEGLRGKPVLPLFIGGTLAHLLVIGYALKPVVNALGGRHILGGVYAVDQWIERLPDGAYGLSEELVSRLDRSVKELTELLKS, encoded by the coding sequence ATGTCCAAGGTTGTCATCCTGTCAGGCAGTCCGTCGACACAATCCCGTCTATACGGCTTGATTAACTATACGACCGAGCAATTGCAGCAGGCTGGAGCGGAGGTCACATTGCTGAATGTGGTCGACTTGCCAGCCGAGGATCTGGTGAGGGCTAACTTTAACAGTCCCGATATTACAGCAGCACTTGCGTTGATTGCAGCAGCAGACGCCGTTATCGTGGCTTCTCCCGTGTACAAAGCTGCCTATTCCGGCTTGTTAAAGATATTTTTGGATTTGGTGCCGCAGGAGGGGCTGCGAGGTAAGCCCGTACTTCCTTTATTTATCGGAGGCACGCTGGCTCACCTGCTGGTCATTGGTTACGCTTTGAAGCCAGTGGTTAACGCGTTGGGAGGAAGACATATTCTCGGCGGTGTGTATGCGGTAGATCAGTGGATTGAACGGTTGCCGGATGGAGCATATGGGCTGTCGGAGGAACTGGTTTCACGGCTGGATCGCTCTGTAAAAGAGCTGACGGAGCTATTGAAGTCATAA